The Megalobrama amblycephala isolate DHTTF-2021 linkage group LG18, ASM1881202v1, whole genome shotgun sequence genome segment tacttctttttcgTAAAGGGAAACCAACCCCTAAAATTTGAAGACAATGACAAATCATCTGATAAATCATCTTTATGAAGCACTTGTGACGGTTTTATGAGAGAGTAATGTTTTCCGGATAATGTTTTTACAGATGTATATGAGGGCACAGTTTGACTATGACCCTGTCAAAGATGACCTGATCCCATGCAAAGAAGCTGGCCTGAAATTTAAAACGGGTGACATCATTCATATCATCAATAAGAAGGATCCAAACTGGTGGCAAGGGAAGGTGGACAGCTCCTCCACAGACTTTGCAGGACTCATGCCTTCTCCAGAACTTCAGGAATGGTACGTTCTGACCTGCATTTGTTTTCCTGTATTTGAAGACAGATAAACATTTGCAAGGACTCAGTTTAATATCTCCCTTTCTTTCACAAGCTAAACATTTCTGATGTTTCTTCAGGCGAGTAGCAAGCAAAAGCAAAGCGACACGGGAAGGCGGACAGTCCTGCAGTCCTTTTGGCAAGAAGAAGAAATGCAAAGACAAATACCTTGCCAAACACAGTTCAAGTTAGTGAGGCTCACCTCTTTATAATTTCTAAGGCCTGTTTTCTGTATAGAGCTGTAGATGCACTAGCATTAACTGAttaattttttcttctttagtCTTTGACCAGCTTGATGTAATATCCTATGAAGAGGTAGTGAGACTTCCTGCATTCACCAGGAAAACTCTGGTTCTGATCGGTAAGCATCATCAAACTTATCAGCTTTAAATATTATGTCTCCATTGTCTTTGACACAGCTCAGACTAGCAAGGAAATCATGGGAATGGAGGATTTATGTGTCACATCATGGTTGTAGCAGGGTAGAATAAAATGCAGGGTTTAATCGCAGcagtttgttcattttccaAAACGTAACAAAACACTCTGAAAATTCTGatgagcgatttcaaaacattgcttcatgaagctttgaaatCTTTATGAATCTTTAGTTTCGAATCAGTGGCTTTGTGCGTCATAACTGTTTTGAAACATTTCTctgtgaacccatgaatcatgcGGATTTCTGAGAttcgccccccagtggtgaactaATGAACAAGTGTCTGTGgtttttacctgatctctgatcagttttatgCATTTGTTGACGTTTCATTTACACATTAGTATAAACGAATAATAGTAGTTGATAGTCttttattggcctgtttagctgaGCCATTCatggaacaaacaaaacatgaccttaatatttataaaagagcACATATTACActtgatatttaatattattagatgtttagttaattgcatttgatatattttatttcaaataaaacatttgcaatgtgTTTGTATAAGgtgtttttattcatgtttggcctgattttttgttgcatttacactgttctgaaCAGCAGGGGTCACCAGCGTGTGGCGTTGCGAACACTTGAAAACAGTGAATCATCTCTGTGTAAATTGCAAAAACGTgaaatctgtgaaaacggtgatgtcatgcacatgcatattacatgtttagtctatCAACCTTATTTTGATAACAATGAGATCGGACACTGAACAGAACAGACACAAagcttaaatacacagggagATGATCAAAGAAACTCAGAACAGGTGTGTAACTAAATCAGTAACCATGACAACCAACTCAAAGCACTCAGACAGGCAGACAAAACCCAAATTAGAGCACAAAGCAAACAGACATTATACAGAATACATATCAtcatggacccttttcacagactgtgatgacgcGTTTGCACAGTTATTAACGTCATAAATCTAGCTCAAgttcttttatattttcttttttaagtatatttataaaactGTACTTTGTGTTATATTACCTTGGCGTTAAATTTCAGAAAACTAGTTAATGTTGCTGTGAGTGTTTCTAATACAATGGCTGAGGGAGTGACATGTTCTCTCTTCTAACCagtcaatagatttttttttttttttttttttttttttttttccttttttgaaaAGGCATCAAAACGCCATTGTGGAGTTGGAAGAAATGGGAATAAATACATGATGAATTTCCATTCACCACTATAGAAGTTTATCAAACTATTATGATTTCAGCTTCTGAAAACCCCGGCAATGTTAAAAAGAAtccatttataaaatataaattgccATGTAGATCCACAAAAATGAGCTTAATattcaaaaatgcatttaatttcaagtttactggttaaaatgtgttatttgGTGTTTCGCTCTTGTTTACAGGTGCACCTGGAGTTGGAAGGAGCCATATTAAAAATTCACTGCTGAGCAAATATCCTGAGAAGTTTGCCTACCCAGCACCACGTACGTACAGCGCAGCTGCATCCCTTCTCACTTTAATTTTCTTAACTCCAACCTGTGTTTAGGAATGTTAATATTTGAACAGAGCAAAACTGCATTATATACGGTCACAAATCAATGTGGataccctgctgaaaaatccagcattgcTGTTGACTAGCATAAGGAATGTTTTGCATGCTGGGACCGGCAGGGGATGCTGGTTTCTGGTTTGCTGGTCTCCAGCATGAGAAGCAGGAGTGCTGGTTGAGCAGCTCAGTTTTGCTTGAGAACAGCTTGACTGTTAGTGTTGGGTATCGATACAGGTGACCCGATTCGATTCCGATTCTGATTCACAAGATCTCAATTCGATTCCATTCTCGTTTTTCGATTCCATTCCATTTTTTCCCCATTGCTTTTCTATGTAAGCATGCATTAAATGGACATTTTAACACAGCGCTCAAGTTGAAAGAAgttcaactttaaaaaatgtgtcattAGAACTTATgcctttttaaaattaaatcctTTTTTAAAATGCCCTGCTTCttgtgttttaaaatgcaaaaaattgtttaaaacacTTAAGGCAGAACTTTTTTCTGcaaaatattttatagttttattttgttttcctaCAAGCAGACAAAATCAATTTTACTCGAgaaacaaaactgaataagataTTATGACTATAAGAAGATATATCTTACAAGGATgtaaagattatttatttattatatattctctgaaaacaagttATACAGAGTTTTGCttcttaaataaaatatgtcTTATTGTAAGGATGTTTACTGGAAAGCAtgacaaaataataaatcattaatacattttttctttgcAGACACCACTAGACCTCCAAAGAAGGATGAGGAGAATGGCAAAGAATATTACTTTATTTCCAACGATGAAATGACCAAATGTATTGTCGGGAATGAGCTACTTGAATACGGCAGTTACCAGGGACACATGTTTGGTACTAAGATCGAAACTGTCCACAAGATTCACGAACAGGGGAAAATTGCTTTGCTGGATGTGGAACCACAGGTAATCAAACACTGTTGAGTCAGCTATCAACTAAATTAGCATAGCAATTGATCCTTAGCATTGTGGTGACAAGTGAgaactcacattttcttcaaaatctagtttgtttttatttcgaTGAACCGTCAGTATTTCTAGCTTTGTCAGTCAATTGCTTTCTGaactctttgttttttttttttaccagacgCTGAAAGTTCTCCGAACGGCAGAGATGGCTCCTCTTGTGATGTTCATTGCTCCTACTAACACTGCCAATCAGGTTAGAAAAGTAATTATTCAGGCTTTAAACCCCAGGGGCTGGATTcacaaaacattcttaaagtgatagttcacccaaaaattaaaattatctcATGATTTACTTACCcacaagccatcctaggtgtatatgatctTGTGtgagatgaacacaattggagttatattaataaatatcctggctcttccaagctttataatgggagtgaatggggctcgagattttgaagcccaaaaatgtgcatacatccatcataaaagtaatccagaGGGCTCCAGGTGGTTAATTAAGGCCTTTTGAAGAGAAGCAATAGGTTTTTTGTAAGAAGAATATAGTAAgttgtaaatatggatatttttcttttaaaaaaaccctttattaaccccctggagccgtatggattaatTTTATTGAAGgatgaatgcacttttttttgggcttcaaaatcgtgagtgccattcactcccattataaagtctgatagagccaggatattttataatataactccgattgtgttcgtctgagagaagatagtcatatacacctagcatgacttgaaggtgagtaaatcatgggataattttcatttttgggtgaactatccctttcagAACAAAAttgttcttaaaggattagttcactttcatattaaattttcctgataatttactcacccccatgtcatccaagatgtccatgtccttctttcttcagtcgaaaagaaattaaggtttttgaggaaaacattccaggatttttctccatatagtggacttcactggggttcaacgggttgaaggtcaaaattacagtttcagtgcagcttcaaagcattctacactatcccagacgaggaataagagtcttatctagtgaaatgatcggacattttctaaaataaaaataaaaatgtaaaaagcttacgctgtatgtcctacaacttccctattcaacttacggaaggAACGCGGTGACAGTTCcgtttttccataagttgaatagggaaggcataggacatacagtgtaagctttttgaagaatacggaaggcggtctggcggaagcacttgcaaggcgatcatttgtgtttataaagcatatacatttttattttagaaaatgaccaatcgtttcactagataagacccttattcctcatctggtatcatttaaagccctttgaagctgcactgaaactgtaattttgaccttcaaccgtctagaggccattgaagtccactataaggagaataatcctggaatgttttcatcaaaaaccttaatttcttttcgactgaagaaagaaggacatggacatcttggatgacatgggggtgagtaaattatcaggaaaatttaatttgaaagtggactaatcctttaactgctGTTATGAATATTTTGTATTCCCCATATTGCTTCTT includes the following:
- the mpp1 gene encoding 55 kDa erythrocyte membrane protein, whose translation is MTLNSNKNEPAVILERVNSARTALSDLYLEQLLQNKPKPDKAAMQTYDSKAQEVYSNGSAGHMNGKDVNKMREVAFEKNPSEPLGVTLKLNEKQRCTVARILHGGMIHRQGSLHEGDEIAEINGKSVANQSVDQLQKILKDTNGVVTLKIIPNQQSRPMACEMYMRAQFDYDPVKDDLIPCKEAGLKFKTGDIIHIINKKDPNWWQGKVDSSSTDFAGLMPSPELQEWRVASKSKATREGGQSCSPFGKKKKCKDKYLAKHSSIFDQLDVISYEEVVRLPAFTRKTLVLIGAPGVGRSHIKNSLLSKYPEKFAYPAPHTTRPPKKDEENGKEYYFISNDEMTKCIVGNELLEYGSYQGHMFGTKIETVHKIHEQGKIALLDVEPQTLKVLRTAEMAPLVMFIAPTNTANQSEALQNIQKESDGILSAYRHFFDEMLVNNDVDESVKGVEEAIERASSTPQWVPISWVY